From a single Collimonas pratensis genomic region:
- the phaR gene encoding polyhydroxyalkanoate synthesis repressor PhaR, whose protein sequence is MTTTKKTSERLIKKYPNRRLYDTQTSSYITLTDVKQLVLDNEEFVVLDAKTDDDLTRSILLQIILEEESNGTPMFSSAALSQIIRYYGHAMQGMMGNYLEKNIQAFIDIQNKLAENSKGLYEGKPFSPEMWTQFMNVQGPMMQGMMSNYIEQSKGLFIQMQEQMQNQTKNMFGTFPFAPPPPAEKTKK, encoded by the coding sequence ATGACTACTACAAAAAAGACGTCTGAACGCTTGATCAAGAAATATCCGAATCGGCGTTTGTACGATACGCAGACCAGCTCCTACATCACCTTGACCGACGTCAAGCAGCTGGTGCTGGACAACGAAGAATTCGTGGTGCTGGACGCGAAGACCGACGACGACCTGACGCGCAGCATCCTGCTGCAGATCATCCTCGAAGAGGAATCCAACGGCACGCCGATGTTTTCCAGCGCGGCGCTGTCGCAAATCATCCGCTACTACGGCCACGCCATGCAGGGGATGATGGGCAATTACCTGGAAAAGAATATCCAGGCTTTCATCGACATCCAGAACAAGCTGGCGGAAAATTCCAAGGGCCTGTATGAAGGCAAGCCTTTCAGCCCGGAGATGTGGACCCAGTTCATGAACGTCCAGGGGCCGATGATGCAGGGCATGATGAGCAACTACATCGAGCAAAGCAAGGGCCTGTTCATCCAGATGCAGGAGCAGATGCAGAACCAGACCAAGAACATGTTCGGCACCTTCCCATTTGCTCCGCCGCCGCCTGCGGAAAAGACCAAAAAATAA
- the mfd gene encoding transcription-repair coupling factor gives MSLDLEKLLPKPATRFALPALHGSADAYALAQAALALKPQQQMLVVIVANASDGQRLRTEIPWFQASNEQSNGLRCHLLPDWETLPYDAFSPHQDLVSERLATLYEVQSGQCDVLLVPATTALVRMAPPSFLAGYTFFFKQGETLDEARLKTQLTLAGYSHVNQVMSPGEYSVRGGLIDIFPMGSVLPYRLDLFGDAIETIRTFDADTQRSLYPVKEVRLLPGREFPMDEAARSAFRSRWREVFEGDPSRSAIYKDIGNGIASAGIEYYLPLFFEQTATLFDYLPADATFALVGDIDGAIQRFWGDTQSRYKFLKSDRERPLLAPEALFLTAENFFALAKPFGRWVIQHSDAASDLSAPIPNIAVNRRIDDPLTNLRAYLLQSGSRVMICAETNGRRETLQQYFNEYGLPLALCDGYADFITSTQKLMLGVAPLHAGFELQQLSFITETELYAGSGRRIGKKKQEGATQVESMVRDLSELKIGDPVVHINHGIGRYMGLLSMDLGEGETEFLHLEYAKDTKLYVPVSQLHVISRYSGASPEDAPLHALGSGQWEKAKRRAAQQVRDTAAELLNLYARRALRQGHAFEYSAHDYEAFSESFGFEETADQAAAINAVIKDMTSGKPMDRLICGDVGFGKTEVALRAAFVAVLGGKQVAILAPTTLLAEQHAQTFADRFADWPVKIAELSRFRSGKEITQAIKGMADGTLDIVIGTHKLLSDDIKFSRLGLVIIDEEHRFGVRQKEALKALRAEVDVLTLTATPIPRTLGMALEGLREFSIIATAPQKRLAIKTFVRSEGESTIREACLRELKRGGQVYFLHNEVETIQNRKAMLEALLPEARIAVAHGQMHERDLEKVMRDFVAQRFNILLCTTIIETGIDVPTANTIIMHRADKFGLAQLHQLRGRVGRSHHQAYAYLLVHDVQGLTKLAQRRLDAIQQMEELGSGFYLAMHDLEIRGAGEVLGDNQSGEMHEIGFQLYSDMLNEAVRALKNGQEPDLAAPLSTTTEINLHVPALLPNDYCGDVHERLSIYKRLANCNAQDKIDDLQEELIDRFGKLPDPAKALIETHRLRISAKSIGIVKIDAHTDSALLQFLPNPPIDAMRIIELIQKNRHIKLNGQDKLRITVNMPDLAARLTQVKATIKALAG, from the coding sequence ATGTCCCTTGATCTAGAAAAATTGCTGCCCAAGCCGGCCACGCGTTTTGCCTTGCCGGCCTTGCATGGTTCGGCCGATGCCTATGCCCTGGCGCAGGCCGCGTTGGCGCTCAAGCCGCAGCAGCAGATGCTGGTGGTGATCGTGGCGAACGCCAGCGACGGCCAGCGCCTGCGCACGGAAATTCCGTGGTTCCAGGCCAGCAACGAACAATCCAACGGCTTGCGCTGCCATTTGCTGCCGGACTGGGAAACCCTGCCCTACGATGCCTTTTCGCCGCACCAGGACCTGGTCTCGGAGCGCCTCGCCACGCTGTATGAGGTGCAGAGCGGCCAGTGCGATGTCTTGCTGGTGCCAGCCACCACGGCGCTGGTGCGGATGGCGCCGCCCTCTTTCCTGGCCGGCTACACTTTCTTTTTCAAGCAAGGCGAGACGCTCGACGAAGCGCGGCTCAAGACGCAGCTGACGCTGGCCGGCTACAGCCACGTCAACCAGGTCATGTCGCCCGGCGAATACTCGGTGCGCGGCGGCCTGATCGATATTTTCCCGATGGGTTCGGTCTTGCCCTACCGGCTCGATCTGTTCGGCGACGCCATCGAAACCATCCGCACGTTTGACGCCGACACCCAGCGCTCGCTCTATCCGGTGAAAGAAGTGCGCCTGCTGCCGGGCCGCGAATTCCCCATGGACGAAGCGGCCCGCTCGGCCTTCCGCAGCCGCTGGCGCGAAGTGTTCGAGGGCGATCCCTCGCGTTCTGCGATCTACAAGGACATCGGCAACGGCATCGCCTCGGCTGGCATCGAGTACTACTTGCCGCTATTCTTCGAACAAACCGCCACCCTGTTCGACTACCTGCCGGCGGACGCCACTTTCGCCCTGGTGGGCGACATCGACGGCGCCATCCAGCGCTTCTGGGGCGATACCCAGTCGCGCTACAAATTCCTGAAGTCGGACCGCGAGCGGCCTTTGCTGGCGCCGGAAGCGCTGTTCCTGACCGCTGAAAATTTCTTCGCCCTGGCCAAACCCTTCGGACGCTGGGTGATCCAGCACAGCGACGCCGCTTCCGACCTGTCGGCGCCGATTCCGAATATCGCGGTGAACCGCCGCATCGACGATCCGCTGACCAACCTGCGCGCCTATCTGCTGCAGAGCGGCAGCCGGGTCATGATCTGCGCCGAAACCAACGGCCGCCGCGAAACCCTGCAGCAGTATTTCAATGAATACGGCCTGCCGCTGGCCTTGTGCGACGGCTATGCCGATTTCATCACGTCGACGCAGAAACTGATGCTGGGCGTGGCGCCACTGCACGCCGGTTTCGAGCTGCAGCAACTGAGCTTCATCACCGAAACCGAGCTGTATGCCGGTTCCGGCCGCAGGATAGGCAAGAAGAAGCAGGAAGGCGCGACCCAGGTCGAATCGATGGTGCGCGACCTGTCCGAACTGAAGATCGGCGACCCGGTGGTGCATATCAACCACGGCATCGGCCGCTACATGGGCCTGCTCAGCATGGACCTGGGCGAAGGCGAGACCGAGTTCCTGCACCTGGAATACGCCAAGGACACCAAGCTGTACGTGCCGGTTTCGCAGCTGCATGTGATTTCGCGCTACTCCGGCGCCTCGCCGGAAGATGCGCCGCTGCATGCGCTCGGCTCCGGCCAGTGGGAAAAGGCCAAGCGCCGCGCCGCCCAGCAAGTGCGCGATACCGCGGCCGAACTGCTCAACCTGTATGCCCGCCGCGCGCTGCGCCAGGGCCACGCTTTCGAATATTCGGCGCATGACTACGAAGCCTTCTCGGAAAGCTTCGGGTTTGAAGAAACCGCCGACCAGGCCGCCGCCATCAATGCCGTGATCAAGGACATGACCAGCGGCAAACCGATGGACCGGTTGATCTGCGGCGATGTCGGCTTCGGCAAGACCGAAGTCGCCTTGCGCGCTGCCTTTGTCGCGGTGCTGGGCGGCAAGCAGGTCGCAATCCTGGCCCCGACCACCCTGCTGGCGGAGCAACACGCGCAGACTTTCGCCGACCGCTTTGCCGACTGGCCGGTAAAGATCGCCGAACTGTCGCGCTTCCGCTCCGGCAAGGAAATTACGCAAGCGATCAAGGGCATGGCCGACGGCACCTTGGACATCGTGATCGGCACCCACAAGCTGCTGTCGGACGATATCAAGTTTTCTCGGCTGGGGCTGGTGATCATCGACGAGGAACATCGTTTCGGCGTACGCCAGAAAGAAGCGCTGAAGGCGCTGCGCGCCGAAGTCGACGTGCTGACGCTGACCGCCACGCCGATCCCGCGCACCCTGGGCATGGCGCTGGAAGGCTTGCGCGAATTCTCCATCATCGCCACCGCGCCGCAAAAGCGCCTGGCAATCAAGACCTTCGTCCGCAGCGAAGGCGAATCGACCATCCGCGAAGCCTGCCTGCGCGAACTGAAACGCGGCGGCCAGGTGTACTTCCTGCACAATGAAGTGGAAACCATCCAGAACCGCAAAGCCATGCTGGAAGCCTTGCTGCCGGAAGCGCGCATCGCCGTTGCCCACGGCCAGATGCATGAGCGCGACCTGGAAAAGGTGATGCGCGACTTCGTCGCCCAGCGCTTCAACATCCTGCTGTGCACCACCATCATCGAAACCGGCATCGACGTGCCGACTGCCAACACCATCATCATGCACCGCGCCGACAAGTTCGGCCTGGCCCAGCTGCACCAGCTGCGCGGCCGCGTCGGCCGTTCGCATCACCAGGCCTACGCCTACCTGCTGGTGCACGACGTGCAGGGCCTGACCAAGCTGGCGCAGCGCCGGCTGGATGCGATCCAGCAAATGGAAGAACTCGGCAGCGGCTTCTACCTGGCTATGCACGACCTGGAAATCCGCGGCGCCGGCGAGGTGCTGGGCGATAACCAGTCCGGCGAAATGCACGAGATCGGCTTCCAGCTGTATTCCGACATGCTCAATGAAGCGGTGCGGGCGCTGAAGAACGGCCAGGAGCCGGACCTGGCGGCGCCGTTATCAACCACCACGGAAATCAACCTGCATGTGCCGGCCCTGCTGCCCAACGATTACTGCGGCGATGTCCACGAGCGGCTATCGATCTACAAACGGCTGGCCAACTGCAATGCGCAAGACAAGATCGACGACCTGCAGGAAGAATTGATCGACCGCTTCGGCAAGCTGCCGGATCCGGCCAAGGCGCTGATCGAGACGCACCGGCTGCGGATTTCCGCCAAGTCCATCGGCATCGTCAAGATCGACGCCCATACCGATTCGGCCTTGCTGCAGTTCTTGCCGAATCCGCCGATCGACGCCATGCGCATCATCGAGCTGATCCAGAAAAACCGCCATATCAAGCTCAACGGCCAGGACAAGCTGCGGATTACCGTCAACATGCCGGACCTGGCGGCGCGCCTGACCCAGGTCAAAGCCACCATCAAAGCCCTGGCAGGATGA
- a CDS encoding DUF4870 family protein: MANELVFDSKLHSEKNLAWWLYFAHAASLLFSLGALSWIPLIINYVKRQDAADTFVYSHHNWQIRSFWWYLLWMFVGGALFLTVIGIPLAFVVWGLAWLWKAYRLIKGLVDLNDNKAMPA, encoded by the coding sequence ATGGCCAACGAACTGGTTTTCGATAGCAAGCTGCACTCCGAGAAGAATCTTGCCTGGTGGCTCTATTTTGCTCACGCCGCCAGCCTGCTGTTCTCGCTCGGAGCGCTGTCCTGGATCCCCCTGATCATCAACTATGTCAAACGCCAGGATGCGGCGGACACGTTTGTGTATAGCCATCACAACTGGCAGATCCGCTCGTTCTGGTGGTATCTGCTATGGATGTTCGTCGGCGGCGCCTTGTTCCTGACGGTGATCGGGATTCCGCTGGCGTTCGTGGTGTGGGGCCTGGCCTGGCTGTGGAAGGCCTACCGTCTGATCAAGGGCCTGGTCGACCTGAATGACAACAAGGCCATGCCTGCCTGA
- the ispD gene encoding 2-C-methyl-D-erythritol 4-phosphate cytidylyltransferase produces the protein MSPSRHFALIPAAGVGARLGAAIPKQYMPLAGQPMLMHVLRTFAAASEISHVFVVVSPDDGYIADLMAAAPHLQGRVTVLYHGGASRQASVLNGLQAIKEQVDEDDWMLVHDAARPGLTQDLIAQLIAALKDDRVGGLLALPVVDTLKRGDQNARVAQTVERSGLWAAQTPQMFRHGLLTRALMLAEAVTDEAGAVELLGLQPRLVEGSPRNFKVTLPHDVALAEMFLKEQV, from the coding sequence ATGAGTCCATCCCGCCATTTTGCCCTGATTCCGGCGGCCGGCGTTGGCGCCCGGCTGGGAGCGGCGATTCCTAAACAATATATGCCTTTGGCCGGCCAGCCGATGCTGATGCATGTCCTGAGGACATTTGCCGCCGCCAGCGAGATCAGTCACGTATTCGTGGTGGTCAGCCCTGACGATGGCTATATCGCCGATCTGATGGCGGCCGCGCCGCATTTGCAGGGGCGGGTGACGGTGCTGTACCACGGCGGCGCAAGCCGCCAGGCCTCGGTGCTGAACGGCTTGCAGGCCATCAAGGAGCAGGTCGACGAGGACGACTGGATGTTGGTGCACGACGCCGCCCGGCCCGGCTTGACCCAGGATTTGATTGCGCAGCTGATCGCCGCCTTGAAAGACGACCGGGTAGGCGGCTTACTGGCGCTGCCGGTGGTCGATACGCTCAAGCGCGGCGACCAGAATGCGCGCGTGGCGCAAACGGTCGAGCGCAGCGGCTTGTGGGCGGCGCAAACGCCGCAGATGTTCCGCCACGGCTTGCTGACGCGCGCCCTGATGCTGGCCGAGGCGGTGACCGACGAGGCCGGCGCGGTCGAGCTGCTGGGCTTGCAGCCGCGCCTGGTCGAGGGTAGTCCGCGCAATTTCAAGGTGACGCTGCCGCACGACGTCGCCTTGGCAGAAATGTTTTTAAAGGAACAGGTATGA
- the ispF gene encoding 2-C-methyl-D-erythritol 2,4-cyclodiphosphate synthase, whose translation MNQQFRIGQGYDCHALQVGRPLIIGGVTIPHKTGLLGHSDADVLLHAIIDALFGAAALGDIGRHFSDTDAQFAGADSRKLLREAVRLIGEAGYVVGNIDSTIIAQAPKMAPHIPQMVAHIAADCGIAVGQVNVKAKTNEKLGYLGREEGIAAEAVALLFAR comes from the coding sequence ATGAATCAGCAGTTCCGCATTGGTCAGGGTTATGATTGCCACGCTTTGCAAGTGGGCCGGCCATTGATTATCGGCGGCGTCACGATTCCGCATAAAACCGGCTTGCTGGGCCATTCGGATGCCGACGTCCTGCTGCATGCGATTATCGACGCGCTGTTCGGCGCAGCCGCATTGGGCGATATCGGCCGTCATTTTTCCGATACCGATGCGCAGTTTGCCGGCGCCGATTCGCGCAAGCTGCTGCGGGAAGCCGTGCGCCTGATAGGCGAAGCCGGCTATGTAGTCGGAAACATCGATTCGACCATCATCGCCCAGGCGCCGAAAATGGCGCCGCATATCCCGCAGATGGTGGCGCACATTGCTGCCGATTGCGGCATCGCCGTCGGCCAGGTCAACGTCAAGGCCAAGACCAACGAGAAGCTGGGCTACCTGGGACGGGAAGAGGGCATCGCAGCGGAGGCCGTGGCCCTGTTGTTCGCACGCTGA
- a CDS encoding cystathionine beta-lyase: MAKKNFQTALIHSEYQAPAGFDAFPVGIHHASTVLFKNVAAMRARNWQEKNGYTYGLHGTPTSFTLEARLAEIEGGRHCLLAPSGLAAITMIDLALLKSGDDVLLPDNVYNPNRDLGNWLARDFGISARYYDPLIGAGIAALIQPNTRLIWTEAPGSVSMEMPDIPAICQAAHAKNVLVAIDNTWSAGLALRAFDLGADIVMQALTKYQSGGSDVLMGAVITRDDALNQRLQSAHMRLGLGVGMDDVYLVLRSLPTMQMRFAAHDAAARQIAAWLKQRPEISLVLHPAFPDCPGHEIWQRDCSGAAGLFSVVFDERYSEEQTDRFVDSLQLFKIGYSWGGANSLCVPYRIQGMRQNWQGKGILVRFNIGLEDVQDLIADIEQALAVM, encoded by the coding sequence ATGGCAAAAAAGAATTTTCAAACCGCGCTGATCCACAGCGAATACCAGGCGCCGGCAGGCTTTGACGCCTTCCCGGTCGGCATCCACCATGCTTCCACGGTGCTGTTCAAGAACGTCGCCGCGATGCGCGCCCGCAACTGGCAGGAAAAGAACGGCTATACCTACGGCTTGCACGGGACGCCGACTTCCTTCACGCTGGAAGCGCGCCTGGCGGAAATCGAAGGCGGCCGCCATTGCCTGCTGGCTCCCAGCGGCCTGGCGGCGATCACCATGATCGACCTGGCCCTGCTGAAGAGCGGCGACGATGTGCTGCTGCCGGATAATGTGTACAACCCGAATCGTGACCTCGGCAACTGGCTGGCACGCGATTTCGGCATCAGCGCGCGCTATTACGATCCCTTGATCGGCGCCGGCATCGCCGCCCTGATCCAGCCGAACACCCGCCTGATCTGGACCGAGGCGCCGGGTTCGGTGTCGATGGAAATGCCGGATATTCCAGCCATCTGCCAGGCTGCCCACGCAAAAAACGTACTGGTAGCGATCGACAACACTTGGTCGGCCGGCTTGGCCTTGCGCGCTTTCGACCTCGGCGCCGATATTGTCATGCAAGCCCTCACCAAATACCAGTCGGGCGGCTCGGACGTACTGATGGGGGCGGTGATCACGCGCGACGATGCCCTGAACCAGCGCCTCCAGAGCGCCCACATGCGCCTGGGCCTGGGCGTCGGCATGGACGACGTCTACCTGGTGCTGCGCAGCCTGCCGACCATGCAGATGCGCTTCGCAGCGCATGACGCCGCGGCGCGCCAGATTGCCGCCTGGCTCAAGCAGCGCCCTGAGATCAGCCTGGTGCTGCATCCGGCCTTCCCGGATTGTCCCGGACATGAAATCTGGCAGCGCGATTGCAGCGGCGCCGCCGGCTTGTTCTCGGTGGTGTTCGACGAGCGCTACAGCGAAGAGCAGACCGACCGTTTCGTCGACAGCCTGCAGCTGTTCAAGATCGGCTACAGCTGGGGCGGCGCCAACAGTCTGTGCGTGCCTTACCGGATCCAGGGCATGCGCCAGAACTGGCAAGGCAAGGGCATCCTGGTGCGCTTCAATATCGGGCTGGAAGATGTGCAGGATCTGATTGCGGATATCGAACAAGCCTTGGCGGTCATGTAA
- the rimO gene encoding 30S ribosomal protein S12 methylthiotransferase RimO, with the protein MSNVISAAPAALVPAPKVGFVSLGCPKALVDSEQILTQLRAEGYETAKSYEGADLVIVNTCGFIDAAVQESLDAIGEALSENGKVIVTGCLGAKKDADGDDIIQKIHPKVLEVTGPHAVGEVMFAVHKHLPKPHAPFLDLLPPQGIKLTPKHFAYLKISEGCNHRCSFCIIPSMRGDLVSRPIADIMMEAENLFKAGVKELLVISQDTSAYGVDVKFRMGFWNGKPVKTHMTQLVTALGEIAAQYGAWVRLHYVYPYPHVDQIIPLMAEGKILPYLDVPLQHAHPDVLKRMKRPASGEKNIERIQAWRAMCPDLTIRSTFIAGFPGETEAEFEYLLDFLKEAEIDRLGCFAYSPVEGATANALDNPVPEELREERRGRVMQLQEEISKKRLQAKVGKTMRVLIDSVDRSGGVGRSSADAPEIDGVVYVKPPYEPHKKLVVGEFVDVTITASDAHDLWAAA; encoded by the coding sequence ATGTCCAATGTTATTTCCGCGGCGCCAGCTGCACTAGTCCCAGCCCCTAAAGTCGGTTTCGTCTCCCTTGGTTGCCCTAAGGCACTGGTCGACTCCGAGCAGATCCTGACCCAGCTGCGTGCGGAAGGTTATGAAACTGCCAAGTCTTATGAAGGCGCTGACCTCGTCATCGTCAACACCTGCGGCTTTATCGACGCCGCCGTGCAAGAGTCGCTGGACGCCATCGGCGAAGCGCTGAGCGAAAACGGCAAGGTCATCGTCACCGGCTGCCTGGGCGCCAAGAAAGACGCCGACGGCGACGACATCATCCAGAAAATCCACCCGAAAGTGCTGGAAGTGACCGGCCCGCATGCCGTCGGCGAAGTCATGTTCGCGGTCCACAAGCATCTGCCGAAGCCGCATGCGCCTTTCCTCGACCTGCTGCCGCCGCAAGGCATCAAGCTCACGCCCAAGCATTTCGCCTACCTGAAGATCTCGGAAGGCTGTAACCATCGTTGCAGTTTCTGCATCATCCCCTCGATGCGTGGCGACCTGGTGTCGCGCCCGATCGCCGACATCATGATGGAAGCAGAGAACCTGTTCAAGGCCGGCGTCAAGGAACTGCTGGTGATTTCGCAAGACACCAGCGCCTATGGCGTCGACGTCAAGTTCCGCATGGGTTTCTGGAACGGCAAGCCGGTAAAGACCCACATGACGCAGCTGGTGACGGCATTGGGCGAGATCGCTGCCCAGTATGGCGCCTGGGTCCGCCTGCACTACGTTTATCCGTATCCGCACGTCGACCAGATCATCCCGCTGATGGCGGAAGGCAAGATCCTGCCATACCTGGACGTGCCGCTGCAGCACGCCCATCCGGACGTCTTGAAGCGCATGAAGCGCCCAGCCAGCGGCGAAAAGAATATCGAACGCATCCAGGCTTGGCGCGCCATGTGTCCGGACCTGACCATCCGCTCCACCTTTATCGCCGGCTTCCCGGGCGAGACCGAAGCCGAATTCGAATACCTGCTGGACTTCCTCAAGGAAGCTGAAATCGATCGCCTCGGCTGCTTTGCCTACTCGCCGGTGGAAGGCGCGACTGCCAACGCCCTGGATAATCCGGTGCCGGAAGAATTGCGCGAAGAGCGCCGCGGCCGCGTCATGCAGTTGCAGGAAGAAATTTCCAAGAAGCGCCTGCAAGCCAAGGTCGGCAAGACCATGCGTGTGCTGATCGACTCGGTCGACCGCAGCGGCGGCGTCGGCCGTTCCAGCGCCGATGCGCCGGAAATCGACGGCGTGGTGTACGTCAAGCCGCCGTACGAACCGCACAAAAAACTGGTAGTCGGCGAGTTTGTCGATGTCACCATCACCGCTTCAGACGCGCACGATTTGTGGGCCGCTGCATGA
- a CDS encoding GNAT family N-acetyltransferase: MRNNLIAPVVRAMLASDIPAVMRIQAECYPPAMLESEEVFRARLALTPATCWIWAPAPDSAAAYLFSYPSNKDAITPLGSPFKLASAPDCLYLHDLAVAPGARGQRAANLLVAAALGHARAANLGWSALVSAQQSQAFWGSLGYNAVEVRHSPAKENLDSYQVAGSQHTAVYMLQKLT; the protein is encoded by the coding sequence ATGCGCAACAATCTCATAGCGCCCGTGGTCCGGGCCATGCTGGCGAGCGATATCCCAGCCGTCATGCGGATCCAGGCTGAATGCTATCCGCCTGCGATGCTGGAATCCGAAGAAGTTTTCCGCGCCCGCCTGGCGCTGACCCCGGCCACTTGCTGGATCTGGGCGCCGGCACCGGATAGCGCCGCCGCTTATCTGTTCAGCTACCCGTCGAACAAGGATGCAATCACCCCGCTCGGCTCACCATTCAAGCTGGCCTCGGCGCCGGATTGCCTGTACCTGCACGACCTGGCGGTCGCTCCCGGCGCCCGCGGCCAGCGCGCGGCCAACCTGCTGGTGGCGGCTGCGCTCGGCCATGCGCGCGCAGCCAACCTTGGCTGGAGCGCCTTGGTATCGGCGCAGCAATCGCAGGCATTCTGGGGCAGCCTTGGCTATAACGCGGTCGAAGTCAGGCACTCGCCGGCCAAGGAAAACCTCGACAGCTATCAAGTTGCAGGCAGCCAGCATACTGCTGTCTATATGCTGCAAAAATTGACCTGA
- the serB gene encoding phosphoserine phosphatase SerB: MNLILQSLDADHSAIARIASLADATAEDISSGGRHAWRCADVAYSASLKALIDAACFGARIDCAWLPATPQLGDFKLLAMDMDSTLITIECIDEIADMQGLKPQVAAITEAAMRGELEFDESLTRRVALLKGLEASALQRVYDERLKLSPGAQSMLAAVKAAGIKTLLVSGGFTFFTDRMKDTLGLDYAHSNVLEIVDGKLTGKVVGAIVNAEEKKNTVERVCAELNIATSQAIVMGDGANDLSMMGVAGLSVAFRAKPVVREKASVALNFVGLDGILPILA; encoded by the coding sequence ATGAATCTTATCTTGCAAAGCCTGGACGCAGACCACAGCGCCATAGCCCGCATCGCCAGCCTGGCCGACGCTACCGCGGAAGACATCAGCAGCGGCGGCCGCCATGCATGGCGTTGCGCCGACGTCGCCTATTCCGCCAGCCTGAAGGCTCTGATCGATGCCGCCTGCTTCGGCGCCCGCATCGATTGCGCCTGGCTGCCGGCGACGCCGCAACTGGGTGACTTTAAGCTGTTGGCGATGGACATGGATTCGACCCTGATCACCATCGAGTGCATCGATGAGATCGCCGACATGCAAGGCTTGAAGCCGCAAGTCGCGGCGATTACCGAAGCCGCCATGCGCGGCGAGCTGGAATTCGACGAGAGCCTGACGCGGCGCGTGGCCTTGCTCAAGGGCCTGGAAGCCTCGGCCCTGCAACGGGTCTACGATGAACGGCTGAAGCTGTCGCCGGGCGCGCAAAGCATGTTGGCGGCGGTCAAGGCTGCCGGCATCAAGACTTTGCTGGTGTCGGGCGGCTTCACCTTTTTCACCGATCGCATGAAAGACACGCTCGGCCTCGATTACGCCCATTCCAATGTGCTGGAAATCGTCGACGGCAAGCTGACCGGCAAGGTGGTTGGCGCCATCGTCAACGCCGAGGAAAAGAAAAACACGGTCGAGCGCGTCTGCGCTGAGCTGAATATCGCCACCAGCCAGGCCATCGTCATGGGCGACGGCGCCAACGACCTCAGCATGATGGGCGTCGCCGGCCTCTCGGTAGCCTTCCGCGCCAAGCCCGTGGTGCGAGAAAAAGCCAGCGTGGCCTTGAATTTTGTCGGTTTGGATGGCATCTTGCCTATATTGGCGTGA
- a CDS encoding class I SAM-dependent methyltransferase, producing the protein MATSVSTQDPFKYTTIAHSGHHYCSPLSSETAASLLAALQLQAGALVLDAGCGKAALLRDLLASQPVRGVGVDINPAFLAEAANAWAASNPGDGRLTLIASQLEQHPLPADGYDAILCVGSTHALGGFEPSLALYRQWLKPGGVLLVGEGYWKQPPSNEYLMTLGATEDELSSHAENIARALAQGFKLHLAMASSDGEWDWYEHMYCQAVMQYAASHPQDPDAPAFRDRARRWHDSYLAAGCSTLGFGFYLLEKS; encoded by the coding sequence ATGGCCACTTCTGTTTCTACACAAGATCCCTTCAAATACACCACCATCGCCCATAGCGGCCATCATTACTGCAGCCCGCTTTCTTCAGAGACTGCCGCCAGCCTGCTGGCCGCGCTGCAGCTGCAGGCCGGCGCTTTGGTGCTGGATGCAGGCTGCGGCAAAGCTGCGCTGCTGCGCGATTTGCTGGCGTCACAGCCGGTGCGCGGCGTTGGCGTCGACATCAATCCGGCTTTCCTGGCTGAAGCCGCCAACGCCTGGGCTGCCAGCAACCCGGGCGATGGCCGGCTGACGTTGATCGCCAGCCAGCTTGAACAACATCCGCTGCCGGCCGACGGCTACGATGCAATTCTGTGCGTGGGCTCCACCCATGCACTAGGGGGATTCGAACCCAGTCTGGCACTCTACCGTCAATGGCTGAAACCCGGCGGCGTGCTGCTGGTGGGCGAAGGCTATTGGAAACAGCCGCCGTCGAATGAGTATCTGATGACGCTCGGCGCCACGGAAGACGAGCTGAGCAGCCACGCAGAAAACATTGCGCGTGCGCTTGCGCAGGGTTTCAAGTTGCACCTGGCGATGGCAAGCAGCGATGGGGAATGGGACTGGTACGAGCACATGTACTGCCAGGCAGTAATGCAATATGCAGCATCTCATCCGCAAGATCCAGACGCGCCGGCGTTCCGCGACAGAGCCCGGCGTTGGCATGACAGCTACCTCGCAGCGGGCTGCTCAACGCTCGGATTTGGCTTTTATCTGCTGGAGAAAAGCTGA